The sequence TTCCAGCACCGGCCGGAGCGGCCCGGCCCGGCGGACCGGGTCCGGCGGCTCGGTGGCCAGCGCGCTCAGCGTCGCCATCGCGGTGGACCGGGCGTACGGGGACTGGCCCTCCACGGCCGCGTACAACGTCGCGCCCAGCGACCACAGGTCGGTGCGCGGGTCGGAAACGCCGTCGCGGGCCCGTTCCGGGGCGACGAACTGCGGGGAGCCGAGCACCAGGCCCGGGCCGGTCATCAGGCCGTCCCCACCGTCGAAGGTGGCCAGCCCGAAGTCGGTGAGCATCACCCGCCCGTCGTCGGCGACCAGCACGTTGTGCGGCTTGACGTCGCGGTGCAGCACCCCGGCGGCATGCGCGGCGCGCAGCGCGGCCAGCACCGCCAGCCCGATCCCCGCGACCCGCCCCGGCTGCAGCGGTCCGTCGGCGGTAAGGATCTGCTGCACCGAGCGGGACGGCACGTACTCCATCACGATCCACGGGCTGTCCCGGTCGTGCACCACGTCGTAGAGCCGGACCACGTTGGGGTGGTTCAGCCGGGCCGCGGTCCGCGCCTCGCGCAGCGTCCGCAGTCGCAGCTCGTCCCGTTCGGCCTCGTCGAGCCAGTTGGGCGGGACGACCTCCTTGACCGCGACGTCCCGGTGCAGCATCTCGTCGCGGGCCAGCCAGACCCGGCCCATCCCGCCGCTGCCGACCAGCTCGAGCAGCCGGTACCGCCCGGCGACCAGCAGTTGCTGCACGACGCCTCCCCCTCGGCTACCCCCGATACACGATATCCAGCGGCCTGCGGTTTCTCATCCACAGCGCGGTCCGGTACGGGGGCGCCGTCAGGTCGGCGAGACCACCTCGGTGACCCGGCCGCGGAAGCTCTGCCGCACCACGGTGAACTGCCCGGTCGCCGCGGCCCAGTCGTCGTCCGCCGTGCTCCAGCCGAGCAGCCACCCGCCGGCGTCGTCGCCGGGCAGCAGCCGCAGCGCGTGCTGCCGTTCGCCGAACGGGGCCGTCCAGCGGCACTCCCACTGCGCACCCCGGCCGCCGGCCGCGCCGATCCGCACCTTGGCGTATTCCGGCAGCGTGCGGGCGTCGACCAGCCGGCGCTCCTCCGACCGCAGCCAGGCGACCGGGTCGGGGTGCTCGGCGGTGACCGGCTCGACGCTGAGCGTGCGCGGACTGGACGGGTCCCGGAAGCAGGCGACGCCGTTCTCGGTGAACCGGAGCCAGCCGACGGGCACGGTGACCCGCCAGCGCTCCTGCACGTACCAGGTCCAGCCGGCCGGCGGGCGGAAGCCGCCGTCGGCGGTGCCGGGCCGGGCGACGATCGGCTCGCCGACCGGGTGCGGCCGCAGGCAGGGGAAGGGCGGGGGGTTCGGCGGCGGGCCGCCGTCCGGAGGCGGCGGTCGGCCGGGGTCCCGGCCGTACGGTCGGTCCGGCCCTCCGTCCGCGGTGGAGGTGGATCCGCTGGTCGGCGCCGTGGTCGGCGAGGCGGCCGGCTCGCCGTCGACGATGGCGAAGGCGGTGCCGATCCCGGTGGCCGCCGCCACGCCCAGCGCGGTCACCACCAGCGCCACCCGGCGCGGGGTGAGCCGCAGCCAGGCCAGGAGGCGCGCGAGCACGGCGCTGAGGTCGACCCGCGCGGCCGGACGGTCGCCGCCCGCTGCGGCGGCGGCCTGGCCGGTGCGGGCGGCGCGGGTGGCGGGACACTCCGCCTCCCCGGAGCCGGTCGCGGTCCCGTCGATCGCCCGGGCCGTCGGGTCGGCGGCCGCCGCCTCCCGGGCGGCGCGGGTGGCACCGCCCTCCGCTTCGCCGGACCCGGCCGGACTCTCCTCGGCGGCGGGCAGCGCGGCGCCGGACCGGTCCGGCGGGGCGTACGGCGACGACAGGCCACCGGAGGATCCCGTGCCGCCGCTGCCGGCTCCGGACCGGTCCGGCACGCCGGGCCAGGGCGGCGGTGGGGTCACCATGGCCGCCGAGCGGGCGACGGAGCGCGGCACGGTGCGCCGCTCGGTGGCGGGCGGGGCCGGCGGGTGTGCGGCGGCCGCGATCAGCCCGTCGGCCTCGTCGTGGCGGATCCGCCGGCGCGGGTCCCGGCGCAGCAGCCCTTCCAGCGCCGGCCCCAGCGGGCCGGCGTGCGGCGCCGGGTCGGGCGGCTCGGTGGCCAGCGCCGCCAGGGTCGCCATCGCGGTGCTGCGGGCGTACGGCGAGCGCCCCTCGACGGCGGCGTGCAGGGTGGCGCCGAGCGACCACAGGTCGGCCTCCACGCTGGACACCCCCTCGGCGGCGCGTTCCGGGGCGACGAACTGCGGCGAGCCGAGGACCATCCCGGGCCGGGTCGTCAACCCGTCGCCACCGTCAAAGGTGGCCAGCCCGAAGTCGGTGAGCATCACCCGCCCGTCGTGGGCCATCAGCACGTTCTGCGGCTTGACGTCGCGGTGCAGCACCCCGGCGTCGTGCGCGGCGCGCAGCGCGGCCAGCAGCGCCCGCCCGATGCCGGCCGCGCGCACCGGGTCGACCGGGCCGGTGTCCTCCAGGACGGCCTGCAACGTCCGGGAGGGGACGTACTCCATCACGATCCACGGGCGGTCGTCGACCTGGACCACGTCGTAGACGCGGACCACGTTGGGATGGTTGAGCCGGGCCGCGGTGCGCGCCTCGCGCAGCGTCCGCAGCCGCAGCTCGTCGCGCTCCGCCTCGGCCAGCCAGTGCGGCGGGACGACCTCCTTGACCGCCACCTCGCGGTGCAGGATCTCGTCCCGGGACCGCCAGACCCGGCCCATCCCGCCCCGGCCCACCAGTTCCAGCAGGCGGTACCGGCCGGCGATCACATGCTGCTGCACGGTTCTCCTCACCGTTGGCCGACGTACACCGTAGCCAATGGATCGGGGGAGACCTATCCGTCGTCGGGATCGGGCGGTTCAGCAGGCCGCCCCGTCCATCGCCAGCAGGTTTCCCTCGGGGATGGCGATGCGGGGCCGCCCGCCGGCCAGCAGCGTGCCGGCCCGCCGGGCCTGGAAGGTGCAGTGCTCGCGCCGGGCGGCGGCGTAGCTGTCCGCGGTGCGGGCCGCGATGGTCGCCCAGCCGTACCGCCGGCTGACCATGGTGCGGGCGCGGCGGGCCACCCGGCGGGCGAAGACCTCGTCCCGGAGGAGTTGGTCCACCGCGCCGGCGAGGGCGTCCGGGTCGCTGTGCGGGAAGGTCACCCCGGTGACACCGGGCTCGACGATCTCGGCCAGCCCGCCGGTGCTGGCCACCGCCAGCGGCGCGCCGGCCGCCGCGGCCTCGAGGGCCACCATGCCGAACGGCTCGTAGAGGCTGGGCACCACGGTCGCGTCGGTGGCGGCCAGCACCGCCGGGAGCTGGGTGGCGTCCATGAAGCCGGCGAAGCGGACGGTGTCGCCCAGGTCGAGCCGCTGCGTCTGGTCCACCAGTTCCTCCCGGTACGGCCCGTCGCCGGCGATCACCACCCGCAGCCCGGGGTGTCGCCGGCGCAGGTGTGGCACCGCGTGCACCAGGTGCTGGACGCCCTTCTCGTAGACCAGTCGGCCGGCGTAGCCGACCAGCGGGCCGTCCCCGGCGAACCGGGCGCGGGCCGAGGCGACCGCCCGGGGGCGGGCGTGCCAGGCCCGGTCGTCGACGCCGTTGGGCACCACGTCGACCCGTCCGGCCGGCACCTCGAAGAGCCGGGTGACCTGGTCGCGCATGTAACCCGAGCAGGCGATCACCCGGGCGGAGGCGTTGCTGAGCCAGTGCTCGACGCCGTGGATGGTGCGGTTCATCTCCTCCGGCAGCCAGCCCTGGTGCCGGCCGGCCTCGGTGGCGTGGATGGTGGTGACCAGGGGCAGGTCGAGGTGCTCGGCGAGGGTGATCGCGGTGTGCGCGACGAGCCAGTCGTGGGCGTGGACCACGTCGTAGTCGCCGGACTCGGCGGCGCGCAGCGCGGCGCGGGTCAGGGTGTGGTTGAAGGCCATCGTCCAGGCCAGCAGGGAGCCGGTGGCCAGCGGGAAGGTCACCGGGTCCTCGGCGGCGCGCAGCACGCGCACGCCGTCGGCGTACTCCTCCAGGGGCGCGCCCTCGGCGTGCCGGGTGACGACGGTGACCTCGTGCCCGGCGGCGGCCAGGGCCACCGACAGCGCGTGCACGTGCCGGCCGAGTCCACCGACGAGCACGGGCGGGTATTCCCAGGAGAGGATCAGCACCCGTTGGTGCCGGGCGGGGTGGATGTCGATCACGTCGGCGTCAGGTGACATGAAGCCCCCTTTGAGTTGTCCCCCGTACGTGCGGCGGAAGGCACCCCCACCGGGTGCCCGCCGTCTCGCCTGGGTCGGGGCCCATCCTGCCGACCGCTGGATAACCAGCGGAGACGCCGTCGTTGCCGGTGTGTAACGCGTGCCTATCGGGGCCGGCGGACGCGCAGCAGTTCGGCCACCGACCACGCCTGGAACGGGCAGCCGGTGGCGGCGTACGGCGGGGTGCCGTCGGCCGTCTCACTCACCGATCCTAGGCCATAATCCCCCAAATGGCCTTCAAGTCCGACTAAAAGGTCATCGGTGGGTAGACCGGCCTTCCGGTACGCGTCGACGAACGGTCCGATCAGCCACGGCCAGACGGTCCCCTGGTGGTAGGCGGTGTCCCGCTCGGCCGGCCCGCCCCGGTGCCGGGCGGCGAAGTCGGGGGAGTCGGGGGAGAGGCTGCGCGGGCCGAGCGGGGTGAACAGCCCGGCCGCCACCCGGCGCAGCACCGCCGGGTCCGGTTCCAGCGGGGCGTACGGCAGGGACCAGGCCAGCAGCTGGTTGGGGCGCAGCAGGTCGTCGTCGTGGTACGCCGCCCCGCCCAGCGGATAGGCCGGCGCCGGCGCGTCCACCACGTCGTGCAGCCAGCCGGCCGGCGACGGGAACCGCTTGCCGAACGCCTCCCGGGCCCGGGCGTGCAGCCGCCACAGCTCGGCCGCGTCCCGGCCGGCCAGCTCGGTCAGCTCGGCCAGGCCGGCCAGGCCGTTGACCCAGAGCGCGTTGACCTCGACCGGCTTGCCGGTGCGCGGCGTCACCGGCACTCCGTAGACCCGCGCGTCCATCCAGGTCAGCGCGGTGCCCGGGATGCCGCCCTGGGTGAGCAGGCCGTCGGCCGGGTCGACCGCGATGCCGTACCGGGTGCCGGCCAGGTGCGCCTCGACCACCCCGTGCAGCGCCGGCAGCAGCTCGTCGCCCAGGTCGGTGTCGCCGGTGAGCGTGACGTGCCGGCTCACCGCGTGCAGGAACCACAGCGTCGCGTCGACGGTGTTGTACTCCACCCGGCCGGTGTCGGCGGTGTTCGCCAGCATCCCCTCCGACAGCGTGGCCGCGTACGACCGCAGCAGCGCCCGCCCCTCCTCGGCCCGCCCGGTGCACAGGAACAGCCCCTCGTACGAGGTCATCGTGTCCCGCGACCAGGCCCCGAACCAGGGGTAGCCGGCCACCACGTCGGGCCCGGCGGACGTGCGCACCACGAACGCGTCCGCGGCCAGGGCGAGGGTGGCCTCGACCGGGTCGGCCGGCTTCGCTGCCGCCACCACCGCCCGGTGCCGCCGCCGGGCCGCCGCGACCACCTCGGTCGCCGGCGGCGGCTCGTCGGCGAGGTCGCCGGACCAGGCCAGCACCGACACCGTGTCCCCGGGGCGGTCCAGCGCGCCGGCGAAGCGGCCCGCGTACCAGAGGTCCTCCTCCGGGTGCAGCCCGCGCGCGGCCTCCTCGCGGTGGTGCACGCCGAGCCACCACTGCCCCTCCGGCGTCCAGTCCGGCCCGGCCAGCCGGACCGAGCCCTCCACCACCGCGCCGCCGTCGGCCGGCTCCATCCGGGGCGCCGGGCCGTCCGCGCGGCGCTCGCCGTGCGCGTCCCGCCAGGTGCAGGCCGCCGCGAGCTCCAGCCGGACCGGGCCGCCGGCGACCAGCCGGTGCACCACCGCCACGCCGGGGCGGCCGTGGGTCATCGCCAGCTCCCGCTCGATCACCACGTCGCCGATCCGCCAGCGCCAGCGCGGCAGCCCGTCGACCAGCTCGAAGCGCTCCAGCAGCTCGAAGCCGCGCGGGTCGACCACGCCCGAGGACCACTCGTGCGCCCCGAGTCGCACCCGCGCCCCGGAGGGCAGGGTCACCGCCGGATCCAGGCTCACCAGTCCCACCCGGCGGGAGGCCGGCGTTTCGCCGGCCACCACCAGCAGGCCGTGGTAGCGCCGGGTGCGCAGCCCGCTCACCGTGCCCATCGCGTACCCGCCCAGGCCGTCGGCGACCAGCCACTCCCGGGTCGTCCCGCCGGCCAGTTCGCCGCAGACCTGCGGACCGAAACCGATCTCGATCAACTACTTTCCTCCTGCGGCCGCGAGGTGTGACGCGCCACGACGACAATGGCCCTTGTGGTGAAGTACCCGGGCGGCGTCGAAGATGTGCACGTGTTCACCGACTCCTCGCCCTCCGACGCACCGTCCCCCGACCCTGAGCGGCTCCGGCTGGCCCAGGCCGACGCCGGGGAGCAGGACTGGCGCGCATGGGGTCCCTATCTGTCCGAGCGGGCGTGGGGGACGGTACGGGAGGACTACAGCGAACACGGTACGGCGTGGGACTACTTCCCCCACGACCACGCGCGGTCCAGAGCCTACCGGTGGAACGAGGACGGCATGGCGGGCGTCTGCGACGACCGGCAGACCTTCTGCTTCTCCCTCGCGCTCTGGAACGGCGTCGACCCGATCCTCAAGGAGCGGATGTTCGGCCTCGGCGGCGACGGCGGCAACCACGGCGAGGACGTCAAGGAGTACTGGTGGTACGAGGACTCCACGCCCACCCACTCCTGGATGCGCTGGCGCTACCACTACCCGCAGGCCGCCTTCCCGTACGACGAGCTGGTCGCGGTCAACGCGCTGCGCGCGCGGGACGAGACCGAGTACGAGCTGGTCGACACCGGGATCTTCGACGACGACCGGTACTGGGCGGTGACCGTCGACTACGCCAAGGCGTCCCCGACCGACATGTGCATCCTCGTCACGGTCGCCAACCGGGGCGACGCGGCGGCCACCCTGCACGTGCTGCCGCACCTGTTCTTCCGCAACACCTGGGCCTGGGGGCTGCCCGGCGCCGACCGGGTGCCCCGGCTGGTCGGCGAGGGCTCCCGGCTGGTCGGTGAGCACTGGGTGCTGGGCCAGGTCCTGCTGGAGGGCGACGGCGCGCCGACCCCGCTGCTCTGCGACAACGACACCAACGCCGAGCGGCTCTGGGGGCTGCCGGGGCGGTCGCCGTACCCGAAGGACGGCATCAACGACCACGTCGTGACCGGCGCCGCCACGGTCAACCCGGCGCGGGAGGGGACCAAGGGGGCGCTGCACTACGTCCTCGACGTGCCCGCCGGCGGCCAGCGGCAGATCCGGCTGCGGCTGACCCGTACCGCCCCGCCGCCCGGCACCGCCCCGCCGCCCCCGGCGGACCTGCGCGACGGCTTCGACGCGGTGCTGTGGGCCCGTCGGGCCGAGGCCAACCGGTTCTTCGCCGGGGTCATCCCGGCGGCGGCCAGCGCCGACGAGACCCTGGTCGCCCGGCAGGCCATCGCCGGGCTGATGTGGGGCAAGCAGTTCTACCACTTCGACGTCAAGCGGTGGCTGGAGGGCGATCCCGGCTCCGCGCCGCCGCCGGCCGGTCGCCGGCACGGGCGCAACAGCGCCTGGTGGCACATGAACAGCTTCGACGTGTTCTCGATGCCCGACCCCTGGGAGTACCCCTGGTACGCCGCCTGGGACCTGGCCTTCCACTGCGTCAGCATCGCCCGGGTCGACCCGGGCTTCGCCAAGGACCAGCTGCTGCTCCTGCTCCGCGAATGGTACCTGCACCCCAACGGGCAGATCCCGGCGTACGAGTGGGCGTTCGGCGACGTCAACCCGCCGGTGCACGCCTGGGCGGCGCTGAAGGTGTTCGAGATCGACGGCGGGCGCGACCACGAGTTCCTGGCCCGGGTGATGCACAAGCTGCTGCTGAACTTCACCTGGTGGGTCAACCGCAAGGACACCGGCGGCAACAACGTCTTCGAGGGCGGCTTCCTCGGGCTGGACAACGTCGGCCCGTTCGACCGGTCCGCCGCGCTGCCGGTGGCCGGGGTGCTGGAGCAGTCCGACGGCACCGGCTGGATGGCGATGTACGCGCTCAACCTGCTGGACATGGCCATCGTGCTCGCCGAGCACGACCACGCCTACGTCGACACCGCCACCAAGTTCTTCGAGCACTTCGCGTACATCGCGGCGGCCGCGTACTCGCAGGGGCTCTGGGACGACGAGGACGCCTTCTTCTACGACGTGCTCCGGCTGGCCGACGGCAGCCAGGTGCCGCTGCGGGTGCGTTCGGTGGTCGGGCTGCTGCCGCTGGCCGCCACCACCCGGCTCACCGCGCGCACCCTGCAACGCCTACCCGAGCTGGGCGCCCGGCTGCGCTGGTTCCTCACCCACCGCCCCGAGTACGCCGACGTGATCGGCGCCCGCCGGCTCGGCCCGGACGGCCGCCAGCAGCGGCTGCTCTCCATGGTCGGCCCGGAGCAGGTGGTCCGGCTGCTCGCCCGGATGCTGGACCCCGACGAGTTCCTCTCCGACTACGGCCTGCGCACGCTGAGCCGCGCCCACCTGGACAAGCCCTTCTCGGTGACCCTCGGCGGGCAGGAGTTCGCCGTCGGGTACGAGCCGGCCGAGTCGACCAGCGGCCTGTTCGGCGGCAACTCCAACTGGCGGGGCCCGATCTGGATGCCGACCAACTTCCTGCTGATCAGCGCGCTGCGTGACTACGCCGCGTTCTTCGGCGACGACCTCCAGGTGGAGTACCCGACCCGCTCCGGGCGCAAGTGCACCCTCGACGAGATCGCCGACGACCTGTCGGCGCGGCTCATCTCGCTGTTCACCCGGGACGACTGGGGGCGGCGGCCGATCTACGGCGCCGCCCAGCTCTTCCAGACCCACCCCGACTGGCGGGACCTGATCTGCTTCCCGGAGTACTTCCACGGCGACAACGGCGCCGGCCTGGGGGCTTGGCACCAGACCGGGTGGACCGCGCTGGTCGCGGACCTCATCCTCACCCTGCGGCGCTGACCGACCAGGGGAGAGTCGCCAATCCGTCACCGGCCGGTGACCTCGGGTGACCGTCGCTAGCATCGACCGGGTGTCGCCCACCGACGGCCCGGACGCCGAGCCGACCGAGTCGAACGAGCCGGCCGAGCCGGCCGAGCCGGCCCGGGTCGTGGCGGCCGCCCGGCGGCTGGCCGAGGCCGAGGGGTGGGCGGCGGTGACCCGCCGCCGGCTGGCCGAGCGGACCGGGATCGACATCGAGACGCTGTACCGCCGCTTCCCCGATCCGGCCGCGCTGGTGGCCGCCGTGGCGCTGCGCGGCTTCGCCGACCTGACCGACGCCCTCGCCGCCGCCCGTGCAGCGGCCGGCGACGACGGCGCCTGGCCGGCGGTGGTGACGACGTACCTGGACTTCGCGTACGCCAACCCGGAGGTGTACGACGCCATGCTCGCCCACACCCCGGACCTCACCCTCGGCCGCGATCCGGTGCCCGGCGCGCCCCGCGCCGCCTTCGCCGAACTGCGCGCCGCGCTGGCGCCGCTGGCTGCCGGCCGCGACCCCGACACGCTCGCCGAGATCGGCTGGGCCCTGCTGCACGGCACGGTCATGCTGACCCGGGGCGGCCGGCTGCGACCGGAGACGCAGGAGCAGCGGGAGGAGTTGATCGCGGCCGGGCTGTTCGCCGCGCCCTGACCGGGCGGGGTCGATTTCGTGTCGGGCGCCACGCGGCGGCGTAACCCGGATGACCTGCGGCGGCGGCGCGCAGTAGCGTGTCCCGGACGCCAGACCGGGAGGGCAACCGATGGAACAGCGCCGGGACGCGGCGGTGCTCGTCTTCGACGCCGACGACACGCTCTGGGAGAACAACGTCGTCTTCGAGCGGGTGATCGACGACTTCCTGGACTGGCTGGAGCACCCGACGCTGGACCGGGCGCAGATCCGGGCGGTGCTGGACGACATCGAACGCGCCAACGCGGTGGTCCACGGGTACGGCAGCAAGGTCTTCCTGCGCAGCCTCGGCGAGTGCCTGGAGCGGCTGCGCGAGCGGCCCGCCACCGAGCGGGAGCGCCGGGAGATCGACGAGCTGGCCGCCGCGCTCGTCGCCCACCAGGTGGAGCTGATGCCCGGCGTCGCCGACACGCTGGACGCCCTCGCCGGCCGGTACGAGCTGCTGCTGCTGACCAAGGGCGACCGCGAGGAGCAGCAGCGCAAGCTCGACGCCTGCGGGCTGCTGCACCACTTCGACGCCGCGCACATCGTGCTGGAGAAGGACGTCGAGACGTACCGCTGGCTGGCCCGCGAGCACGGCTTCGACCCGGCCCGCGCCTGGATGATCGGCAACTCCCCGAAGTCCGACATCCTGCCGGCCCGGGCCGCAGGCATGAACGCGGTGTTCATCCCGAACGACAACACCTGGGTACTGGAGCACGACGAGCTGGACCCGGCCGACGAGGGCGTGCTGCGCCTGACGGAGTTCACCGACCTGCTTCGGTACTTCTGAGCGCGCGCGGCCGGTAACGTCCGGTAGGTGCCCCTGACGTTCCCCTCGCACCTGGCGCCGGTGCTGCCGCTCAAGCTGTGGCGACCGCGCTGGTTCGACGGGGTCGCGCTGGCCACCGGCGCGGTGTCGCCGGACGTCGCCTACCTGTTCACCGGCACCGGGCTCGAGCTGGGCGTGCACACCCACACCGCGGGCGGGGTGCTCTGGTGGGGCCTGCCCGTCGCGCTGGCCTACGCCTGGATCGTCCGCCGCACGGTGGCCGGGATCGCGGTGCACCTGCCCGGCGACCGGCTCTTCGCCTGGCGGGACCACGCCGCCCTCGGCGTGGTCCGGCACCCCTGGCAGGTCACGGTCTGCTCGGCGCTGATCGGCGCGGCCAGTCACGTGCTCTGGGACCGGGCCACGCACACCGAGCGCTGGCTGCGCCTGGTCGGCATCGAGGACTTCCACGCGCACACCGGCATGTACTGGTGGTTCTTCTCGGACCTGGTCAGCACCGCGGTCGGCGGCGTCGTGGTGGTCGCCCTGGCGTTGCGAGCGGCCCGCCGGGGTGAGATCTTCCAGGGGGTCCGACCGCCTCCGCCGCCGGCGCGGCCCGCCGTCTTCTGGGGAGTGGCCCTGCCGGTCACCGCCGCCGGGGCGACGGTGCTGCCGCTGCTGCCGGCCGCCACCGTGCCCGCTCCCGCCGGGGTCCGACTGCTGCACCTGGCGGCCCTCGCGCTCATCGCCGGCGCCGGCGCGGCGGGAGCGCTTCCGGTCGGCCGCACGCCCCCCGGCCGGACGGGTCGCTTCGAGGAAAAACAGCGTCAACCCGGGTAGTCGCGTTACGCGGACATGCCGCATTTCATGATTGGTACCAATCACATTCGGCGGAGCCGCGGAATGCTTGTCCGAACGGTGGCCGGATGCCTAACCTGAGCGCGCGTTCACGGCTCTTCGGGGTGAGTCGGGAACGCACCGAAGTCCGGTAGTTGGGCACCGTGGAGCTGAGTGCAGGCGGGCCGGCTCGCCGTGCTGGGCCCGGCGTGGGCGGCGTGCCCCGCCCGCCGTGCTCGCATCGGCGATTCCGCTACCACACCGGACGGCTGGTGGTCAGGGCCGGGGAGTTGCGGACCCGGTCCTGACCCGCCACCAGAACTGTTTACCCCGCCGCTCCCTCTTCTCCACCGGAAAATGAAAGCGCCGGCCGCGTCCTGCGCGTTACACGGACCCGCCGAAATTGCCGGACGAGATCCGTCACCATTTCCGGGACCCCGGAAAGTCGGCCGGGATGCGATCATCTGGCGAATGGAGACGACACCAGTCGCCGGTGGCCCCGTCGGGACGACGACGGGCCGCGCGAAGCCGATCCCGCCGCCCAACCGGGCCTCCCGGTTGACCACCCTGCCCGCCGCGACCACCCAGGTCGTCGTCGTGACCGGTGACAGCTACAGCACCACCTACGCCACCCTGGAGACCTTTCACAAGGTCGGCGGCCACTGGGTGGCGGTCTCGGCGCCGCTGCCCGCCCGGATCGGTGCCAAGGGCTTCAGCGACAACCACCTGGAGGGCGTCGCCACCACCCCCACCGGGGTCTACTCGTTCGGCCCGACCATGTAC comes from Micromonospora purpureochromogenes and encodes:
- a CDS encoding TetR/AcrR family transcriptional regulator; amino-acid sequence: MSPTDGPDAEPTESNEPAEPAEPARVVAAARRLAEAEGWAAVTRRRLAERTGIDIETLYRRFPDPAALVAAVALRGFADLTDALAAARAAAGDDGAWPAVVTTYLDFAYANPEVYDAMLAHTPDLTLGRDPVPGAPRAAFAELRAALAPLAAGRDPDTLAEIGWALLHGTVMLTRGGRLRPETQEQREELIAAGLFAAP
- a CDS encoding MGH1-like glycoside hydrolase domain-containing protein — translated: MALVVKYPGGVEDVHVFTDSSPSDAPSPDPERLRLAQADAGEQDWRAWGPYLSERAWGTVREDYSEHGTAWDYFPHDHARSRAYRWNEDGMAGVCDDRQTFCFSLALWNGVDPILKERMFGLGGDGGNHGEDVKEYWWYEDSTPTHSWMRWRYHYPQAAFPYDELVAVNALRARDETEYELVDTGIFDDDRYWAVTVDYAKASPTDMCILVTVANRGDAAATLHVLPHLFFRNTWAWGLPGADRVPRLVGEGSRLVGEHWVLGQVLLEGDGAPTPLLCDNDTNAERLWGLPGRSPYPKDGINDHVVTGAATVNPAREGTKGALHYVLDVPAGGQRQIRLRLTRTAPPPGTAPPPPADLRDGFDAVLWARRAEANRFFAGVIPAAASADETLVARQAIAGLMWGKQFYHFDVKRWLEGDPGSAPPPAGRRHGRNSAWWHMNSFDVFSMPDPWEYPWYAAWDLAFHCVSIARVDPGFAKDQLLLLLREWYLHPNGQIPAYEWAFGDVNPPVHAWAALKVFEIDGGRDHEFLARVMHKLLLNFTWWVNRKDTGGNNVFEGGFLGLDNVGPFDRSAALPVAGVLEQSDGTGWMAMYALNLLDMAIVLAEHDHAYVDTATKFFEHFAYIAAAAYSQGLWDDEDAFFYDVLRLADGSQVPLRVRSVVGLLPLAATTRLTARTLQRLPELGARLRWFLTHRPEYADVIGARRLGPDGRQQRLLSMVGPEQVVRLLARMLDPDEFLSDYGLRTLSRAHLDKPFSVTLGGQEFAVGYEPAESTSGLFGGNSNWRGPIWMPTNFLLISALRDYAAFFGDDLQVEYPTRSGRKCTLDEIADDLSARLISLFTRDDWGRRPIYGAAQLFQTHPDWRDLICFPEYFHGDNGAGLGAWHQTGWTALVADLILTLRR
- a CDS encoding glycosyltransferase family 4 protein; this encodes MSPDADVIDIHPARHQRVLILSWEYPPVLVGGLGRHVHALSVALAAAGHEVTVVTRHAEGAPLEEYADGVRVLRAAEDPVTFPLATGSLLAWTMAFNHTLTRAALRAAESGDYDVVHAHDWLVAHTAITLAEHLDLPLVTTIHATEAGRHQGWLPEEMNRTIHGVEHWLSNASARVIACSGYMRDQVTRLFEVPAGRVDVVPNGVDDRAWHARPRAVASARARFAGDGPLVGYAGRLVYEKGVQHLVHAVPHLRRRHPGLRVVIAGDGPYREELVDQTQRLDLGDTVRFAGFMDATQLPAVLAATDATVVPSLYEPFGMVALEAAAAGAPLAVASTGGLAEIVEPGVTGVTFPHSDPDALAGAVDQLLRDEVFARRVARRARTMVSRRYGWATIAARTADSYAAARREHCTFQARRAGTLLAGGRPRIAIPEGNLLAMDGAAC
- a CDS encoding amylo-alpha-1,6-glucosidase, yielding MIEIGFGPQVCGELAGGTTREWLVADGLGGYAMGTVSGLRTRRYHGLLVVAGETPASRRVGLVSLDPAVTLPSGARVRLGAHEWSSGVVDPRGFELLERFELVDGLPRWRWRIGDVVIERELAMTHGRPGVAVVHRLVAGGPVRLELAAACTWRDAHGERRADGPAPRMEPADGGAVVEGSVRLAGPDWTPEGQWWLGVHHREEAARGLHPEEDLWYAGRFAGALDRPGDTVSVLAWSGDLADEPPPATEVVAAARRRHRAVVAAAKPADPVEATLALAADAFVVRTSAGPDVVAGYPWFGAWSRDTMTSYEGLFLCTGRAEEGRALLRSYAATLSEGMLANTADTGRVEYNTVDATLWFLHAVSRHVTLTGDTDLGDELLPALHGVVEAHLAGTRYGIAVDPADGLLTQGGIPGTALTWMDARVYGVPVTPRTGKPVEVNALWVNGLAGLAELTELAGRDAAELWRLHARAREAFGKRFPSPAGWLHDVVDAPAPAYPLGGAAYHDDDLLRPNQLLAWSLPYAPLEPDPAVLRRVAAGLFTPLGPRSLSPDSPDFAARHRGGPAERDTAYHQGTVWPWLIGPFVDAYRKAGLPTDDLLVGLEGHLGDYGLGSVSETADGTPPYAATGCPFQAWSVAELLRVRRPR
- a CDS encoding HAD family hydrolase; translated protein: MEQRRDAAVLVFDADDTLWENNVVFERVIDDFLDWLEHPTLDRAQIRAVLDDIERANAVVHGYGSKVFLRSLGECLERLRERPATERERREIDELAAALVAHQVELMPGVADTLDALAGRYELLLLTKGDREEQQRKLDACGLLHHFDAAHIVLEKDVETYRWLAREHGFDPARAWMIGNSPKSDILPARAAGMNAVFIPNDNTWVLEHDELDPADEGVLRLTEFTDLLRYF
- a CDS encoding DUF4184 family protein → MPLTFPSHLAPVLPLKLWRPRWFDGVALATGAVSPDVAYLFTGTGLELGVHTHTAGGVLWWGLPVALAYAWIVRRTVAGIAVHLPGDRLFAWRDHAALGVVRHPWQVTVCSALIGAASHVLWDRATHTERWLRLVGIEDFHAHTGMYWWFFSDLVSTAVGGVVVVALALRAARRGEIFQGVRPPPPPARPAVFWGVALPVTAAGATVLPLLPAATVPAPAGVRLLHLAALALIAGAGAAGALPVGRTPPGRTGRFEEKQRQPG
- a CDS encoding serine/threonine-protein kinase → MQQHVIAGRYRLLELVGRGGMGRVWRSRDEILHREVAVKEVVPPHWLAEAERDELRLRTLREARTAARLNHPNVVRVYDVVQVDDRPWIVMEYVPSRTLQAVLEDTGPVDPVRAAGIGRALLAALRAAHDAGVLHRDVKPQNVLMAHDGRVMLTDFGLATFDGGDGLTTRPGMVLGSPQFVAPERAAEGVSSVEADLWSLGATLHAAVEGRSPYARSTAMATLAALATEPPDPAPHAGPLGPALEGLLRRDPRRRIRHDEADGLIAAAAHPPAPPATERRTVPRSVARSAAMVTPPPPWPGVPDRSGAGSGGTGSSGGLSSPYAPPDRSGAALPAAEESPAGSGEAEGGATRAAREAAAADPTARAIDGTATGSGEAECPATRAARTGQAAAAAGGDRPAARVDLSAVLARLLAWLRLTPRRVALVVTALGVAAATGIGTAFAIVDGEPAASPTTAPTSGSTSTADGGPDRPYGRDPGRPPPPDGGPPPNPPPFPCLRPHPVGEPIVARPGTADGGFRPPAGWTWYVQERWRVTVPVGWLRFTENGVACFRDPSSPRTLSVEPVTAEHPDPVAWLRSEERRLVDARTLPEYAKVRIGAAGGRGAQWECRWTAPFGERQHALRLLPGDDAGGWLLGWSTADDDWAAATGQFTVVRQSFRGRVTEVVSPT